The following are from one region of the Micromonas commoda chromosome 12, complete sequence genome:
- a CDS encoding predicted protein has product MAHASLSTPVARVGLGARKTRAPRRVSTVARAGKTGAGDDDNADDGAKFMGRRGTYRKEVEDDAETAAARSSVKQQGGFGKPVTAKETWQPFQRTARAGLLEAAEGERTGSGESRDLVLTSLYISMEDDAFKSRTAVCLPIAAYVKRVDKLMDEFTARELPALVQAKNGAALTTPEIIEALETHLFVTNKYCAPKGWRELYSPYRTYFHNVVAQKVGIPATLAALYIGCVDRLRAKGVIPEGEGVDVLIRPKARNGMAGVTAPVAPWGVPSGAKRPANSVVCTHNMALKLQLAALKRAYWPWEWDDSRDSGVLLAVEAAAYGQENRMNTAAGFVGIIQPSGRPFGDLPMAILATERLLELDGGEGYEQRDLGVLMFHDGKIKEALEHLEAFELWREGGGDDAAPNLVSDVLNAGGTDAVLAAELQVREDEALAKLMLDLRRMALEEALEGGIKSGDV; this is encoded by the coding sequence atggcgcacgcgtcgctcTCGACTCcagtcgcccgcgtcggcctcggcgcgcgcaaaacgcgcgcgccgagacgcgtctccaccgtcgcccgcgccgggaagaccggcgcgggcgacgacgacaacgccgacgacggcgccaagtTCATGGGCCGCAGAGGCACGTATCGcaaggaggtggaggacgacgccgagaccgccgcggctcgctccTCCGTCAAGCAGCAGGGCGGGTTCGGCAAGCCCGTCACCGCCAAGGAGACGTGGCAGCCCTTCCagcgaaccgcgcgcgcgggcttgctcgaggcggccgagggcgagcggACCGGCTCGGGCGAATCCCGCGACCTCGTCCTCACGTCGCTGTACATCAGcatggaggacgacgcgttcaaATCGCGCACCGCCGTGTGCCTCcccatcgcggcgtacgTGAAGCGCGTGGACAAGCTCATGGACGAGTTCACGGCCCGCGAGCTCCCGGCGCTCGTGCAGGCAaagaacggcgccgcgctcaccaccCCGGAGATCATCGAAGCCCTCGAGACGCACCTCTTTGTCACCAACAAGTACTGCGCGCCCAAGGGTTGGAGAGAGCTCTACTCGCCGTACAGGACGTACTTCCacaacgtcgtcgcgcagaAGGTGGGCATCcccgccaccctcgccgcgctctacATCGGATGCGTCGACAGGCTCCGCGCCAAGGGCGTCATCccggagggcgagggcgtcgacgtgttGATCCGGCCCAAGGCGAGAAACGGGATGgcgggcgtcaccgcgcccgtcgcgccgtggGGCGTCCCCAGCGGCGCCAAGCGACCGGCCAACTCCGTCGTGTGCACGCACAACATGGCGCTCAAGctgcagctcgcggcgctcaagcgCGCGTACTGGCCGTGGGAGTGGGACGACTCGCGCGAcagcggcgtcctcctcgcggtggaggcggcggcgtacggcCAGGAGAATCGAAtgaacaccgccgccggcttcgtcggcATCATCCAGCCGAGCGGGCGGCCGTTCGGGGACTTGCCCATGGCGATCCTCGCCACCGAGCGGCTCCTCGAactggacggcggcgaggggtaCGAGCAGCGCGACCTCGGCGTGCTGATGTTCCACGACGGGAAGATCAAagaggcgctcgagcaccTGGAGGCGTTTGAGCTGTGgcgggagggcggcggcgacgacgcggcgcccaacCTCGTGTCGGACGTTCTCAACGCGGGTGGGACCGACGCGGTGCTGGCGGCGGAGTTGCAGGTgcgggaggacgaggcgttGGCGAAACTGATGCTGGACCTGAGGCGGatggcgctcgaggaggcgctggaggggGGGATAAAATCCGGCGACGTCTGA
- a CDS encoding predicted protein: protein MRIAVEGCCHGELDKIYAALAHLEKVENVKVDLLICCGDFQAVRDARDLECMSIPDKYKTLGTFHRYFSGERRAPVPTLFIGGNHEASNYLWELYYGGFVAPDVYYLGHSGVVRFGNLRVGGLSGIFKGNDYRRGHYERPPYKRGGEVKSAYHVRQFDVDKLRSVREPIDVFLSHDWPRGISRYGDQADLIRKKRFLADELRENSLGSPPAEELLHALKPRYWFSAHLHVKFAAMVRHGDGSATRFLALDKCLPRRDFMQIVDVPDRDPTGGFRLDREWLSIL, encoded by the coding sequence ATGAGgatcgccgtcgagggcTGCTGCCACGGCGAGCTGGACAAGATctacgccgccctcgcgcacctGGAGAAGGTCGAGAACGTCAAGGTGGACCTGCTGATATGCTGCGGCGACTTCCAGGcggtgcgcgacgcgcgcgacctgGAGTGCATGAGCATCCCGGACAAGTACAAGACGCTCGGCACCTTCCACAGGTACTTTAGCGGCGAGCGCAGGGCGCCCGTACCGACGCTGTTCATAGGCGGGAACCACGAGGCGAGCAACTACCTCTGGGAGCTCTACTACGGCgggttcgtcgcgccggacgtcTATTACCTCGGGCACAGCGGCGTGGTGCGGTTCGGCAACttgcgcgtcggcggcctgAGCGGCATCTTCAAAGGGAACGACTACCGCAGGGGACACTACGAGCGGCCGCCGTATaagcgcggcggggaggtgAAGAGCGCGTACCACGTCCGTCAGTTCGACGTCGATAAGCTGCGGTCCGTGCGGGAGCCGATAGACGTGTTCCTGTCGCACGACTGGCCGCGCGGTATCAGCAGGTACGGCGACCAGGCGGATCTCATCCGCAAGAAGAGGTTCCTGGCGGATGAGCTGCGAGAAAACTCCCTGggctcgccccccgcggaggagctcctgcACGCGTTGAAGCCGAGGTACTGGTTCAGCGCGCACCTCCACGTCAagttcgccgcgatggtgcgccacggcgacggcagcgcCACGCGATTCCTCGCCCTCGACAAGTGCCTCCCCCGCCGAGACTTCATGCAGATCGTCGACGTGCCCGATCGAGACCCGACCGGCGGGTTCCGGCTCGACAGGGAGTGGCTGAGCATACTGA
- a CDS encoding set domain protein (Predicted histone H3 lysine 4 methyltransferase. ChromDB ID: SDG20117), which translates to MFGPKDSMVQGLLQAMKPHARSAKDDDDHSAEVRHAEFNALVEQIARESTEPENDPEKSLKSGLIRLRDALASMPSTPSARHDVAAELVHLHAHTRRYWSVRRGDHHGAFTAEEIPVRENEVNSFGIGAEGASEQIVKQVRPEYKAGTAGGALLVWYKQEMSDPLQWVNANRRGCVVIPDVSCAYSPRPGVAVAKCGAREREAWLAHLAEHPEDPWPQHTGPWGPANAQRLIGSPVLDAFMAAHKAGWGTKFGGGRDEEDEPGRPRLDPDVLTWLLDRKHPEC; encoded by the coding sequence ATGTTCGGACCCAAGGACTCGATGGTCCAAGGGCTGCTGCAGGCCATGAAGCCGCACGCCAGGtcggcgaaggacgacgacgaccattCGGCGGAAGTTCGCCACGCGGAGTTTAACGCTTTGGTGGAACAAATCGCGAGGGAGTCGACGGAGCCGGAAAATGATCCGGAAAAGTCGTTAAAGTCGGGGCTGATTCGGCTCagagacgcgctcgcgtcgatgccgtccaccccgagcgcgcggcacgacgtcgccgccgagctcgtgcacCTTCACGCCCACACGCGACGGTACTGGTCCGTGCGCAGGGGCGACCACCacggcgcgttcaccgccgaggagattCCGGTGCGAGAGAACGAGGTGAACTCCttcggcatcggcgccgagggcgcgagcgagcagATCGTCAAGCAGGTCAGGCCCGAGTACAAggcgggcaccgcgggcggcgcgctgctcgtgtGGTACAAGCAGGAGATGAGCGATCCGCTGCAGTGGGTCAACGCCaaccggcgcgggtgcgtgGTCATACCCGATGTATCGTGCGCGTACTCGCCTCGGCCGGGCGTGGCTGTGGCCAAGTGCGGGGCtcgggagcgcgaggcgtggttggcgcacctcgcggaaCACCCGGAGGACCCGTGGCCGCAGCACACCGGGCCGTGGGGTCCGGCGAACGCGCAGAGGTTGATCGGGTCGCCCGTGCTGGACGCGTTCATGGCGGCGCACAAAGCGGGGTGGGGCACGAaattcggcggcgggcgcgacgaggaggacgagccgGGAAGGCCGAGGTTGGACCCCGACGTGCTGACGTGGCTCCTGGATAGGAAACACCCCGAGTGCTAA